The Candidatus Nitrosopumilus sp. SW genomic sequence TTACGATTTTTTCTTTTTTCTTCCATCCTGATGTTGTTGTTTTTTTGTCATCAACAATTATGATCTGATTATTGTTTGGATTCTTTTGATATTTTGTACCAATGTCATTTGCAATGATTAAATCCGCATTAGATTCTTTTAATTTTGTTTTAGCCGATTTGATTAGAGCAGATTTTGATAGATTTGTTTCTGCTTTGAATCCAACCAATATGGTATTTTTTTGAGATTTTTTTACTTGATCAATGATTTTTGGTGTCTTTTTGAGCCTAATTGTAAGTGATTTTTTGTTACTCTTTATCTTAGATTTTGATAATTTTTCAGGAGTATAGTCTGATACAGCTGCCGCCATAATTACAATATCGTATTTTTTCTCTAGTTCTTTTTTTGTTGCATCAAACATCTCTTTGTTTGTTGTAACATTGATTATTTTGGCACCTTTTGGTGGTTCCTCATTTCCTGGACCATAAATTAAAGTGACTTTGGCACCAGCTGAGATTAATTCTGCAGCTAATAGTACTCCTGTTTTTCCTGAACTAAGATTTGTAATTACTCTAATTGGATCAATGTATTCTATTGTTGGACCTGCAGTCATTAACACTTTTTTATTTTCTAGTGTAGATGAAAATCCAAATTTCTTTAGTACAAAATCTAAAACGTCTTCAGGTTCAGGAGCTTTAGCTTTTCCTTCAATCATTTGTGGGGAAAGAAATTGAATTTTGTTTTTTAGAAATTTAATGTTCTTTTTTACAGCAGAATTGTCATACATTGATTCATGCATTGCCAAACACATCAAAATTGGAATTTTAGAACCAAATCCCACAGTTAGAACCGTTGAAATTGGAGTATCATCAATACCATTTGCTAGTTTTCCCAGAGTATTTGCTGTAGCTGGATATACAATTACTAGGTCTGATTGATTGTAATCAGCCAATTTTATGTGCTCTAGTTTACCTGTAAGTTTTGTAATTACATCATTTCCTGTAGCCCATTTAAAATAATCAGGCTGGATCAGTTTTGTTACTGCTCCACTTGCTAAACATGTTACATCTGCACCATGTCTCATGAGTAATCTTGCAAGCTCTATTGCTTTGTATGCTGCAACACTTCCAGCTACACACAAAACAATTCTTTTCCCTGTTAATTCCACACCGTGTGATGAAACAATATCTAGTGATGGGTGTTCGTTTACTTTCTTTTTATCTGCCAATTTGCTCACGTAATTTTTTCAGTTCTTCAGGATCCATTGAAAACCAATTTTCTTCTGCAGGAAATGTACTTGATTCTACATCCTTTTTGTAATCTTCAAGGGATTTTACAATGTCTTCAGAGAGATTCATGTATCTTTTTGCAAATTTTGGTTTTATCTTGTCATACATTCCAAGTAAATCCTGAACCACTAGTACTTGCCCATCACAATTTACTCCTGAACCAATTCCTATTATTGGAACACTAACTGTTTCAGAAATTATTTGTGCAACCTCATGACTTACCATTTCTAAAGCTATACTAAACACTCCTGCTTCTTCTAATTCTTTTGCATCTTGGATTAGTCTCATTGCAGAATCTTGTGTTCTTCCTTGTACTTTGTAACCTTGTGAAAGCATTGTTGTTTGAGGTTGTAATCCAATATGTCCCATTACAGGAATTCCAACATCAACGATTGCACTAATTGTTTCAGCCATAATTGAACCTCCTTCTAGTTTAACTGCATCAGCTCCTGCTTTGACTAGTCTACCTGAATTGTTAATTGCATCTTCTATACTTGCTTGATATGACATAAATGGTAAATCTGCAACAAGTAATGCATTATTTCGTGCTCTGCTAACTGCTTCAGTAAACATACACATCTGATCCATTGTTACAGGAATTGTATTTTCATAACCAAGCATTACCATTCCTGCACTATCTCCAACTAGTAAGACATCAATTCCTGCTTTGTCACATAATGATGCTAATGTATAGTCATAACCTGTAATTACAGAGATTTTCTTTTTTTCTTTTTTCATATTTATGATATCTTGTACTGATTTATGCAATCCTTGCCCTCCGTGTTAGATTATTTTTTATCTGAATCACATTTTCTGTCAGATTTTTCTTGTTATCAAAATCTAAAATTATTTTTTGAAGACTTGTTTCATTTCTCTTTGCTAATTTTTTTGATTCAGAAATTAGTAACTCTATTGCTCGTGTTACATTATCTACAATTGTAATATTGGCAGTCTGTGCAGTTCGTGAAAGGGGGTTTAGATCAAATGTTATGACTATTTTCCCTGCATTTCTTAATGCCATAGTTCTATCACCATCTTCTAATGGAACAACTACAACATCAGCTGCAAAAATTCCATCCTTGTCTACTATTCTTCGTGCTGAATCGATTCCTGGTAATTTTGTAGAATTTGCTGAATTTGTACCTAGAATTTCTTTTGCACCATTTTTTTTGAGAGTTTTGATAATTGCTTGCTTTCTCTTCTCATTTGTATAGAATAGATTTACCTCTAGTTTGGCTTTGATTTGCTTTGATAATTTGATAATCTCCTTTGGGCACAAGGCTGCAACATTTCCATTAACTGAGATAACTGGTCTTTGAGCCTGGAGTAATTGTGCAGCTGCTGCCTTTATGGCCCGTTTTGCAGCCTGATTTGTCTTTTCACCAAGTAAATAGTCAAATGCCTCTCCTCTTCCTTGAGCCAAAAGTCCTTCTTTAGCTACTAATCCTTTGTCAAAACCACTAACAAGTTTTTCACGAATTAAAAGTGACTTTGCCCTTGGATGTGACTTTGGAATTAATGACATGTAACTTCAATTAATTATTTAGAACCCTTGCTCCAATATCATCCAACTCTGAATTTATTATTACTCCCTCAGAATATTTTTGTAAAATTTCTAAAACCTTATCCTCATTTTCTTTTGGAATCATCGAGAAAATTGTTTCACCAAAAAGTGCAATTCCACACTTGATATTATTTTGAGTCAATTCATCAACTATTTTTTGCATTCTAGGTGTCATTACATCTACATATTTTGCAAATTCCAGTGACATATCTTGAAAGTGTTGATAATCTTTTGATTCTAATAACCTGTTAACCATTTTTCCACCAAGTCCATTAATTTGAGAAAGTCTTTCTTTGATGAATTTGTTAGTTGAAATTGGTGAGAAACAAATCATGATAATTGAAATTTTATCTGTAGAAATCTTTTCAACTGTTCCAATTCCTGGTGCTCCTGGTTTTACACGAATTTCAAATCCTCCATGAAATGAAGCTAAAACATCTCCTAATCCTGTTTTACAATTTACTTCTGCATTATGTGCAATTTGTCCAATTGTATTTCTATCTAATTTTGTTTCAAGTGCTTGATCTAATGCAAATGATAATGATAATGCAACAGCACTACTAGAACCTAAACCATATCCTACTGGAATTGAAATTTCATGTTCAATATCAAAGAACTTGTCCTCAAAATTACCAATCTTTAGAAATTCATTTAATACAAATTCTGAGACATCCGTTTTGTCAGATTGATACCCCTTTGTTGTAATTCTAAAGTTTGATTCTTGATTATTTCTCTCATCAATTCGTACTTTTGTCGTGACTCCTTGTTTGATTGAAAAACCTGCCCCCATCGAGCCCAGATTTTCTAAATTGTTTTGGTTGTTCTCTAAATGAGCCTTGAAGAAACCTGTAATGTGTGCAGGACAAAATGCTGTTCCCTCCATTGATCTGAGTTTAAATTTTACACAAAATATAAGAATATGGCTTAAATTAATTAAATTAGTATAAATTGACTAAATTTGTTAGACGCCTGCAAAGAATAGGAAGTAGCATTCTAGTTTCACTCCCAAAAGAATGGGTTGATGCAAACAAACTGGACAAAAGCAGTCAAGTTGAACTTGAAACTGGTCAGGACAGTATTTCAATTTCTGCAAACAGAGAAACTCGTCCGACAAAAGAAGTTGTAATATCATATCCCTTACCAAAAGAAGAAAATATTGTAGCTGACATTACTGGTGCTTATCTTTTAGGATATGATATTATTGAGATTAATTCTGATTCTATAATTCCAGGTGAAGATAGAGAAAAAATTCGTAATTCTATGAGACGACTTGTTGGAATGGAAATAATTGAAGAGGATTCTTCTCACATTAACATGCAGTTTCTATTAGATTCTACAACACTCAATCCTGAAAAAATTCTCAAACGTATGAGTTCTATTGCTCTTGGAATGTATGATGATGCATCAAATGGATTAATTGCAGATGATAAATCAAATTTGCAAACATTATCAAAACGTGATGCAGAAGTAAATAGACAATATTTCTTACTTGTACGATTAATTCGTAGTACACTTGTTGATAAAAGATTAGCAAATGCATTTAATTTAGAAAACATCGATGTTCTTGATTATAGAGTTGCAGCAAACCTTCTGGAGAATGCTGGTGATTCTATTGTAGAACTTTCTGATTTTATTTACAATTCATCTTTGTCAAAAGAACAATATAAAAAAATCCATGATGTTGTAAAAGACTTTAACACATTAGCAGAAAAATCAATTGATGCTTTTACAAAACCTGATAGGCTTTTAGCAATTGAAGCAATATCTTTACACAAAAAATTCGAAGAACAACTTGGTAAACTTAGAACCACATTAGGCAACAAAAAAGAAATTCCAATAGATTTTCTTGATATGGTGTTTATGTTTGAGCGAATAGCTCAATCTTGGGCTGATGTGGCAGATCTTGTACAACCAATCTATAATGAATAGTTAGTATAGCTTCTTTTTTGCAGCATATGTTAAAACGGCGCATATGGTCTTTGAATCTTGAATTTTTCCAGACTTTATCATGCTAAGCAGTTTTTTCATATCCACTTTCATTACTGAGAGAATCTCATCGTCATCAAGTTTCAAATCTGCAATTTTCTTCAATCCTGAGGCTACAAAACAGTGGATAATCTCTGAATTATAGCCAATTGATGGGTAGTAAGTGATTAGCGGAGTCATTTTCTTTGCTCTGTATCCTGTTTCTTCTTCTAATTCTCTAAATGCACATTTGATAGGCTGCTCTCTTTTTTCTAATGTTCCTGCAGGAATCTCTAAAACATATCCATGTGGAAATCTATGTTGCTTTACTAAAATTACTTTTTTATCTTCATCAAAGGCAAGCATAGCAGCAGCTCCTCTGTGTTCTATTACTTCTCGTTTTACTTTCCTTCCTTCAATTTTTCCATCATAAACACTAAGACCTAGGATTTTTCCTTCATAGATCTTTTTCTTCTTCATGTGATTTCATGAAATTATTATTATTTAATTGGTTTGATATGTAAGATGTAATTTTGGTGATTTCTTTGACTCTTCAATTGATTTTTTTATCCAATTTGTATAAAATGAGATTTTTTTAGGGATGAACAGGTCTGCTGATTTTACATTTTTACTTGTTCTAACTTTTTGTGTTAATTCATCCATTTTGAATATACTATCACTATACAAAAATAACACAATTTGGTTTTTTGCAATAAATGGAATTTGTAAATATGATTCTGAAAATGTATTATTCAAATTTTCTAATGCATCTTTCAAATCTCCATCAATCCATGTAAGTACTGCATGAGGGATAAAATCTTCAATTTTTTTAGGATCATAAATTAAAGTGAATTGAAAACCATCATTATCATGTAGTTTTTCTATACATCTTGTTACTGTCTTTGTTGATAGATTTGTATTCTTTGCAATTTTTTCAATTTTTTGTCTTGGTTCTTTAATTAATTCCTCTAAAATTTCTAAATCTGTTTTTGTCAAATTTGAATTAAATGCTGAATTTTCAGCTTCAAAAATTGACAATACTCTAAGATCTTTCATCAATTTTTTTGCAAGATCAATCTTTTGCTCTAATTTTTCTTGAATAGCAATACCACATACTGTTACTCCACCAATACATGGAACCACAATGTATGGCTCACCTACTAAACTGACTTGCTCTAAAATCTCTTGAATATTTTCTCCTGATACTACAAAGTACAATACACCATGACCCAAAGTTGGTGGTTCGATTTTGATGACAAATTCTTCAATTACTCCGCTTTCTTGCATTTTTTTTATTCTTGCTCGAACCGCTCCTCCTGATAGTCCTAGTTCTTTTCCAATCTGTCTATCTGATTCCCGGCAATTGTTGAGCAGCCTGCTCAAAATTTTCATATCTAAATTGTCCATTTTGTAACCTTCAATGTTATTCTAGAATTCATAAAAAACCAATATGATATAAAATTGTCTATATTGTTAGCACTATGTATGAAACACATTAAATATCAGACTATTTTACTGATCTCGTGGAATATCGATTGAGATTAGCAAAAAGAATGCTATTCAACAAAAAAGGAAGCTTGATTGGAGCAGTTTTAGCAGTTACAATTGGAATTTTAGTTATTCATGTAAATTTTGTAATTTTCCAAGGATTGTTTGATGCAATTGTTAGAGATATTAGCGATTACAGAAATGGTGACATTCTTGTTACTGATGAAGCAGACTATATCGATAAATCTGATTTATCTGTTGTAAGTTGGTTTGAAAGAATTCCATATGTGGAGGCGGCAACACCGCGGCTTTCATCAACTGCCGAAATGAATATGACAAAAAATGGAAAACTAATTGAAGAAACACGTGTACCCATAGTTGGAATTGATCCCTTTAGAGATATCCGAGCATCAACTGTTCATGAAACTGTTTCAGAAGGAAGTTACGTTTTTTCAAGAAATTCTATTGTATTAGGTTCTAATGTTGCAAGAGATCTTGGTGGAGCTCAAGTTGGTGACAGTGTCAAAGTTCTAGTAGTTGATAGATGGGGAGAAGATCAAATCAGAAGATTTACTGTTTCAGGAATTGCAAAGTCACCTGGTGGACAAGGGTTTGATTATACAGCAGTTATTCATATTGATACTTTACGTGACATGATGAATAGACCTGGTGATACAGGATCTTTTATGGTAAAACTAAATGATCCAACAAAAGCATTTGAAGTAAAGGAATTCTTCTTACGTTCATTTCCAAATGATGATTTTAAAGCTGAAACAATAGAAGAATCAGCTGAAGAACAACTAGCTGGTTTTAGATCTGGTATTGCAATGATTAACATGATTGGTTATTTTGGAATGATGTCTTCAGCTTTTGCTATTGTAACTATTCAGATGATGTTAGTAAATGGAAAAACTCGTGAAATTGGTGTAATGAGATCTATTGGAGCAAAAAGAAAAGATATTCTAATTATATTTATTTTCCAAGGAATGATAATTGGAGCAATTGGTGCTGGTGTAGGCACAGCTGCAGGCTTGGGTTATACATTTTATGCAAAGGAAACTAAAATGTCGTTTAACAATAGTTTGCCTCTTGAGGTTACCTATAACTGGGAGAAGATTATCCAAACCGCTTTGACTTCGTTTATTTTGGCAATTATTGCATCACTCTATCCCTCGTATAGGGCAACTAAGCTATTACCTGTGGAGGCGATGAGAACTGTCTAAGGTATTAGAAATTAACAATTTGAGCAAAGTCTATGGAGAAGGAGAAAATAAAGTCAAAGCACTTGATAATGCTACTCTTTCAGTTGAACAAGGTCAAATTGTTTTAATTGTTGGAAGTTCTGGTTCAGGAAAATCCACTTTACTTAACATGATTGGTTTGCTTGACCGCCCTACAAATGGTAAAATCTTCATTGATGGAGTTGATACTACTACTCTTGATGATGATAAAATTTCTTCATTTAGAAATAAAAAACTAGGATTTATCTTCCAATTCTCAAATTTGCTTTCTGACCTAACAGTTCTAGAAAATGTTCTATTGCCACGACAAATAGGTGGAACAAATAAAACTGCTGAAAAGGATGCAAGAGACTTACTAAAA encodes the following:
- the coaBC gene encoding bifunctional phosphopantothenoylcysteine decarboxylase/phosphopantothenate--cysteine ligase CoaBC, translating into MADKKKVNEHPSLDIVSSHGVELTGKRIVLCVAGSVAAYKAIELARLLMRHGADVTCLASGAVTKLIQPDYFKWATGNDVITKLTGKLEHIKLADYNQSDLVIVYPATANTLGKLANGIDDTPISTVLTVGFGSKIPILMCLAMHESMYDNSAVKKNIKFLKNKIQFLSPQMIEGKAKAPEPEDVLDFVLKKFGFSSTLENKKVLMTAGPTIEYIDPIRVITNLSSGKTGVLLAAELISAGAKVTLIYGPGNEEPPKGAKIINVTTNKEMFDATKKELEKKYDIVIMAAAVSDYTPEKLSKSKIKSNKKSLTIRLKKTPKIIDQVKKSQKNTILVGFKAETNLSKSALIKSAKTKLKESNADLIIANDIGTKYQKNPNNNQIIIVDDKKTTTSGWKKKEKIVKMIRKEIEKKIK
- the panB gene encoding 3-methyl-2-oxobutanoate hydroxymethyltransferase, with the protein product MHKSVQDIINMKKEKKKISVITGYDYTLASLCDKAGIDVLLVGDSAGMVMLGYENTIPVTMDQMCMFTEAVSRARNNALLVADLPFMSYQASIEDAINNSGRLVKAGADAVKLEGGSIMAETISAIVDVGIPVMGHIGLQPQTTMLSQGYKVQGRTQDSAMRLIQDAKELEEAGVFSIALEMVSHEVAQIISETVSVPIIGIGSGVNCDGQVLVVQDLLGMYDKIKPKFAKRYMNLSEDIVKSLEDYKKDVESSTFPAEENWFSMDPEELKKLREQIGR
- a CDS encoding 4-phosphopantoate--beta-alanine ligase, with the protein product MSLIPKSHPRAKSLLIREKLVSGFDKGLVAKEGLLAQGRGEAFDYLLGEKTNQAAKRAIKAAAAQLLQAQRPVISVNGNVAALCPKEIIKLSKQIKAKLEVNLFYTNEKRKQAIIKTLKKNGAKEILGTNSANSTKLPGIDSARRIVDKDGIFAADVVVVPLEDGDRTMALRNAGKIVITFDLNPLSRTAQTANITIVDNVTRAIELLISESKKLAKRNETSLQKIILDFDNKKNLTENVIQIKNNLTRRARIA
- a CDS encoding pantoate kinase → MEGTAFCPAHITGFFKAHLENNQNNLENLGSMGAGFSIKQGVTTKVRIDERNNQESNFRITTKGYQSDKTDVSEFVLNEFLKIGNFEDKFFDIEHEISIPVGYGLGSSSAVALSLSFALDQALETKLDRNTIGQIAHNAEVNCKTGLGDVLASFHGGFEIRVKPGAPGIGTVEKISTDKISIIMICFSPISTNKFIKERLSQINGLGGKMVNRLLESKDYQHFQDMSLEFAKYVDVMTPRMQKIVDELTQNNIKCGIALFGETIFSMIPKENEDKVLEILQKYSEGVIINSELDDIGARVLNN
- a CDS encoding phosphate uptake regulator PhoU — its product is MTKFVRRLQRIGSSILVSLPKEWVDANKLDKSSQVELETGQDSISISANRETRPTKEVVISYPLPKEENIVADITGAYLLGYDIIEINSDSIIPGEDREKIRNSMRRLVGMEIIEEDSSHINMQFLLDSTTLNPEKILKRMSSIALGMYDDASNGLIADDKSNLQTLSKRDAEVNRQYFLLVRLIRSTLVDKRLANAFNLENIDVLDYRVAANLLENAGDSIVELSDFIYNSSLSKEQYKKIHDVVKDFNTLAEKSIDAFTKPDRLLAIEAISLHKKFEEQLGKLRTTLGNKKEIPIDFLDMVFMFERIAQSWADVADLVQPIYNE
- a CDS encoding NUDIX hydrolase, with amino-acid sequence MKKKKIYEGKILGLSVYDGKIEGRKVKREVIEHRGAAAMLAFDEDKKVILVKQHRFPHGYVLEIPAGTLEKREQPIKCAFRELEEETGYRAKKMTPLITYYPSIGYNSEIIHCFVASGLKKIADLKLDDDEILSVMKVDMKKLLSMIKSGKIQDSKTICAVLTYAAKKKLY
- a CDS encoding winged helix-turn-helix transcriptional regulator yields the protein MDNLDMKILSRLLNNCRESDRQIGKELGLSGGAVRARIKKMQESGVIEEFVIKIEPPTLGHGVLYFVVSGENIQEILEQVSLVGEPYIVVPCIGGVTVCGIAIQEKLEQKIDLAKKLMKDLRVLSIFEAENSAFNSNLTKTDLEILEELIKEPRQKIEKIAKNTNLSTKTVTRCIEKLHDNDGFQFTLIYDPKKIEDFIPHAVLTWIDGDLKDALENLNNTFSESYLQIPFIAKNQIVLFLYSDSIFKMDELTQKVRTSKNVKSADLFIPKKISFYTNWIKKSIEESKKSPKLHLTYQTN
- a CDS encoding ABC transporter permease — encoded protein: MLFNKKGSLIGAVLAVTIGILVIHVNFVIFQGLFDAIVRDISDYRNGDILVTDEADYIDKSDLSVVSWFERIPYVEAATPRLSSTAEMNMTKNGKLIEETRVPIVGIDPFRDIRASTVHETVSEGSYVFSRNSIVLGSNVARDLGGAQVGDSVKVLVVDRWGEDQIRRFTVSGIAKSPGGQGFDYTAVIHIDTLRDMMNRPGDTGSFMVKLNDPTKAFEVKEFFLRSFPNDDFKAETIEESAEEQLAGFRSGIAMINMIGYFGMMSSAFAIVTIQMMLVNGKTREIGVMRSIGAKRKDILIIFIFQGMIIGAIGAGVGTAAGLGYTFYAKETKMSFNNSLPLEVTYNWEKIIQTALTSFILAIIASLYPSYRATKLLPVEAMRTV
- a CDS encoding ABC transporter ATP-binding protein: MSKVYGEGENKVKALDNATLSVEQGQIVLIVGSSGSGKSTLLNMIGLLDRPTNGKIFIDGVDTTTLDDDKISSFRNKKLGFIFQFSNLLSDLTVLENVLLPRQIGGTNKTAEKDARDLLKAVGLEDQINKRANKISGGQAQRAAIARGLINKPSIVLADEPTGNLDSVTSETIVQLMKSMAKKLNQTFVIVTHDRQHFGDVDKVITIKDGKAFEGDMPSEMEVLA